GCGAAGAGCCCACCGATGCTGGAGGGCTCGAGCGACTGGAGGTTGGCGAGGCTCGGCGCCTTGACCTTCACGCGGTAGGGCATCGAACCGCCGTCCGAGATGATGTAGTAGCCGAGCTCGCCGCGCGCGCTCTCGGTGGGCACGTACACCTCGCCCTTCGGGGGGTGCAGCCCCTCCGTGACGAGCTTGAAGTGGAAGATGACCGCCTCCATCGAGTTCTCGAGCTCGTGGCGTGGCGGGAGGCTGATGCGCCGATCCGGGTCCTTGACGGGCCCGGGTTCGAGCATGTCGAGGGCCTGCGACACGATGCGGCAGCTCTCGATCATCTCCTCGTAGCGCACCAGGATGCGGGCGTAGATGTCGCCGTCCTCGTGGGTGGGCACGTCGAAGACGTAGTCCTCGTACCCCGAGTATGGCGCGCTCTTGCGGAAGTCGAGCGCCAGGCCGCTGGCGCGTGCGCTGGGACCCGTGAGGGCGTAGTCGATGGCCATCTCGCGCGTGACGACGGCCACCCCCTGGGTGCGCGCCATGAGGATGCTGTTGCCCATGAACAGGTTGAAGTACTCGTCCAGGTACCGCGGGAAGGCTTCGAGCCACTTGCGGACCATCGGCTCGAAGTGTTCTGGCACGTCCTGGTAGAGGCCGCCGACGCGGAAGTAGCCGTAGTTCATGCGCACGCCCGACACGGCCTCGAAGATGTCCATCAGGCCCTCGCGCTCGCGCATGCAGTAGAAGTACGGCGTGAGGGCGCCCATGTCGAGCATGGTGGTCCCGAAGAACACCAGGTGGCTGGCAAGGCGGTTCAGCTCGTTGAGGATCACCCGGACGCGCTGCGCACGCACCGGGACGCGCGCGTCCAACAGCTTCTCGACCGAGAGCACGTAGGCGAGGTCGTGCGCGAAGCCGTGGAGGTAGTCCATCCGGTTCGAGTACGTGACGCCCTGCTGGTAGGTGCGGTTCTCCATCGTCTTCTCGAAGCCCGTGTGGAGGTAGCCCACCTGCGGCTTGAGCGACACGATCTGTTCGCCGTCGAGGTCGACGACGAGCCGGAGCACCCCGTGGGTGCTGGGGTGTTGCGGCCCGACGTTGATGCGCATGAAGCGCGTCGAGAAGGACCCCGGCAGCTCGGCCTCGGCGGGGGGCGCCGGGTTGACTGGCTTGGCCGCGCTCATCCTCGCGCACCTCCCTCGTCGGGGAGGCTGCCCTGCTCGCTGGTCACGCCGTGGCGCGCCCCGCCCTTCCAGCCCGTGAGGCCCGGGTTCTTGCCCGTCAGGCCGGCCCGGAACGCGGCGGGGTCGAGGAAGCGCCCGTCGTTGAAGAGCGTCGGGGTCTCCCCGAGGGGGAAGTCCTTGCGGTGCGGGTGACCTTCGAGGTCCTCGGGCGTCAGGAGCTTACGCAGGTTCGGGTGGCCCTCGAACTCGATGCCGAGCATGTCGAACGTCTCGCGCTCGAGGAAGTCGGCGCCGCGCCAGACGCCGGTGACGCTGGGGACGCTCTCACCGTCGTTCAACTCGACCCGCACGAAGAGGCGGTCTGCGCCGTGCAGGCAGTGGACGTTGTAGACGACGGCGAAGCGCTTGCCGCGGTGGCCGGGGTAGGTGAGGTAGTCGATGCCGAAGATGTCGGTGAGCATCTCAAGCCCCGCCGTCCGGCAGGCCCTGAGGGCGTCGACGACCGCGTGCTTCGGCACGGTCACGCGCGTCATGTCGTTGGCTTCGGTGACGACGCCGCCCAGCTCCACGAGCGCCTCGAGCGCGCGCGCCTTGAGGGCGCCGACAGGGGCGTGCTCCGTCATCGCTTCCAGCCCTCGACGGGCGGCAGCTTGGCGCCGCGTGCGTCGAACGCCTCGCCCCTGACCTTCTTCTGAAGCTGCGCCACGGCGTAGATGAGCGCCTCGGGCCGCGGCGGGCAGCCGGGCACGAAGATGTCGACAGGCACCACCGAGTCGACGTTCTGCACGATGGCGTAGTTGTTGAACATGCCGCCCGAGGAGGCGCAGGCGCCCATGCTGATGACCCACTTGGGGTCCGGCATCTGGTCGTAGACGCGCTTCATGACCGGGGCCATCTTCTTCGACAACCTGCCGGCGACGATCATGACGTCGGCCTGGCGCGGGCTGGCGCGGAACACCTCGGAGCCGAGGCGCGCGAGGTCGTTGCGCGAGTTG
Above is a genomic segment from Trueperaceae bacterium containing:
- a CDS encoding NADH-quinone oxidoreductase subunit B → MGLLDLFEKDVQELEADGILFTSLEKLVAWGRSNSLWPATFGLACCAIEMMAATNSRNDLARLGSEVFRASPRQADVMIVAGRLSKKMAPVMKRVYDQMPDPKWVISMGACASSGGMFNNYAIVQNVDSVVPVDIFVPGCPPRPEALIYAVAQLQKKVRGEAFDARGAKLPPVEGWKR
- the nuoD gene encoding NADH dehydrogenase (quinone) subunit D, with amino-acid sequence MSAAKPVNPAPPAEAELPGSFSTRFMRINVGPQHPSTHGVLRLVVDLDGEQIVSLKPQVGYLHTGFEKTMENRTYQQGVTYSNRMDYLHGFAHDLAYVLSVEKLLDARVPVRAQRVRVILNELNRLASHLVFFGTTMLDMGALTPYFYCMREREGLMDIFEAVSGVRMNYGYFRVGGLYQDVPEHFEPMVRKWLEAFPRYLDEYFNLFMGNSILMARTQGVAVVTREMAIDYALTGPSARASGLALDFRKSAPYSGYEDYVFDVPTHEDGDIYARILVRYEEMIESCRIVSQALDMLEPGPVKDPDRRISLPPRHELENSMEAVIFHFKLVTEGLHPPKGEVYVPTESARGELGYYIISDGGSMPYRVKVKAPSLANLQSLEPSSIGGLFADMVINIASFDPVLGDVDK
- a CDS encoding NADH-quinone oxidoreductase subunit C: MTRVTVPKHAVVDALRACRTAGLEMLTDIFGIDYLTYPGHRGKRFAVVYNVHCLHGADRLFVRVELNDGESVPSVTGVWRGADFLERETFDMLGIEFEGHPNLRKLLTPEDLEGHPHRKDFPLGETPTLFNDGRFLDPAAFRAGLTGKNPGLTGWKGGARHGVTSEQGSLPDEGGARG